One region of Faecalibacter bovis genomic DNA includes:
- a CDS encoding ribonucleotide-diphosphate reductase subunit beta, producing the protein MSIFDKRINYKPFEYPEVLTFTEAIQKAYWVHSEVDFTSDIQDYRANLDDVKREIHKRSILSIAQIEVSVKGFWGDLYKYFPKPELNGLGATFAESEFRHSEAYSRILEVNGYLDEFTIALNHPVFKSYNDFVSGILKDEEKSIVEKLLFFALVIEDSSLFSKFANILSFTRFEGLMKNTANIIAWTSVDEQIHANAGIYLINKIKEEGLLPASLDQNWVENAVLGYIEQESLMLDWIFEAGELNHYSKNDLLNYMKHRLDEAIEKIGYNKVFHISTEQYKPMAWFEEEVFANTLDDFFAKRPVDYTKHDKSISADDLF; encoded by the coding sequence ATGTCTATTTTTGATAAAAGAATCAATTATAAACCATTTGAATATCCAGAGGTTTTAACATTTACAGAAGCAATCCAAAAAGCATATTGGGTACACAGTGAAGTAGATTTTACGTCGGATATTCAAGATTACAGAGCTAACTTAGATGATGTAAAACGTGAAATTCACAAACGTTCAATTTTATCAATTGCTCAAATCGAAGTTAGTGTTAAAGGATTTTGGGGTGATTTATACAAATATTTTCCAAAACCAGAATTAAATGGTCTTGGAGCTACATTTGCTGAAAGTGAATTTAGACACAGTGAAGCTTACTCACGAATTTTAGAAGTTAACGGCTATTTAGACGAATTTACAATAGCTTTAAATCATCCAGTTTTTAAAAGTTATAACGATTTTGTTTCTGGCATTTTAAAAGATGAAGAAAAATCAATTGTAGAAAAATTATTGTTCTTCGCTTTAGTTATTGAGGATAGTTCATTATTTTCAAAATTTGCAAATATTTTATCGTTTACTCGTTTTGAAGGTTTAATGAAAAATACTGCGAATATTATTGCTTGGACTTCTGTAGATGAACAAATTCATGCGAATGCGGGAATTTATTTAATAAATAAAATCAAAGAAGAAGGTTTATTACCAGCATCTTTAGACCAAAATTGGGTTGAAAATGCAGTCTTAGGCTACATTGAACAAGAAAGCTTAATGTTAGATTGGATTTTTGAGGCGGGTGAATTAAATCACTACTCGAAAAATGATTTATTAAATTACATGAAACATCGTTTAGATGAAGCGATTGAAAAAATTGGTTACAATAAAGTTTTTCATATTTCAACTGAACAGTATAAACCAATGGCATGGTTTGAAGAAGAAGTTTTTGCAAATACTTTAGATGATTTCTTTGCTAAACGTCCTGTAGATTATACAAAGCATGACAAAAGTATCTCGGCAGACGATTTATTTTAA
- the rny gene encoding ribonuclease Y, translating to MEPSTIIIALVTLIIGAVVGYFSSKKSVDKQNQELIDEATRKAQSIINEAEKEGEATKKEKILQAKEKFLELKSKHEEVINQRERKVSDAELKVKEREDRVKYDLSEIQKQKDNIKSEKGNLQSRIDKLNIKQKEVDTMHKKQVEILEKISNYSAEEARAELIEVLKDEAKTKAQAHIQEIMEDAELNAKNEARKIVVSAIQRIGTEQAIENSVSVFNIESDEIKGRIIGREGRNIRAIEAATGVEIIVDDTPEAIILSCFDPVRREIARLSLHRLVTDGRIHPARIEEVVAKTTKQIEDEIIEIGKKTILDLGIHGLHKDLVKIVGRMKYRSSYGQNLLQHSREVANLAGTLAAELGLNPKLAKRAGLLHDIGKVPEEESELPHAILGMQWAEKYGEHPDVVNAIGAHHDEIEMTSLLSPIIQVADAISGARPGARRQVVESYIQRLKDLETTALNFDGVEKAYAIQAGRELRVIVESDKVDDAKAAELSFLISDKIQNEMTYPGQVRVTVIRETRAVNIAR from the coding sequence ATGGAACCAAGTACTATTATCATTGCACTTGTTACATTAATTATTGGAGCTGTAGTAGGGTATTTCTCATCAAAAAAATCGGTAGATAAACAAAACCAAGAATTAATTGATGAAGCTACTCGCAAAGCTCAAAGCATAATTAATGAAGCTGAAAAGGAAGGCGAAGCCACTAAAAAAGAAAAAATTCTTCAAGCAAAAGAGAAATTTCTTGAATTAAAATCGAAACACGAAGAGGTTATTAACCAACGTGAGCGTAAGGTTTCTGATGCTGAACTTAAAGTGAAAGAGAGAGAAGATCGTGTAAAATATGATCTTTCTGAAATTCAAAAACAAAAAGACAATATCAAGTCTGAAAAAGGTAACTTACAGTCGCGTATCGATAAACTAAATATCAAACAAAAGGAAGTTGATACGATGCACAAAAAACAAGTAGAGATCTTGGAAAAAATCTCAAATTATTCTGCTGAAGAAGCTCGTGCTGAGTTGATTGAAGTTTTAAAAGATGAGGCTAAAACAAAAGCACAAGCACACATCCAAGAAATTATGGAGGATGCAGAATTAAATGCTAAAAATGAAGCTCGTAAAATTGTAGTTTCTGCAATTCAACGAATCGGAACAGAGCAAGCAATTGAAAATTCAGTTTCTGTATTTAATATTGAATCTGATGAAATCAAAGGACGAATCATCGGTCGTGAAGGTCGTAATATTCGTGCGATAGAAGCAGCAACAGGTGTTGAAATTATTGTTGATGACACGCCAGAAGCAATCATTTTATCATGTTTTGATCCAGTAAGACGTGAAATTGCTCGTTTATCATTACACCGTTTAGTAACTGACGGACGTATACATCCTGCTCGTATTGAGGAAGTAGTTGCAAAAACTACTAAACAAATCGAAGATGAGATCATTGAAATAGGTAAGAAAACAATCTTAGATTTAGGTATCCACGGATTACACAAAGATTTAGTTAAGATTGTAGGTCGTATGAAGTATCGTTCTTCTTATGGTCAAAATTTATTACAACACTCTCGTGAAGTTGCAAATTTAGCCGGAACATTAGCTGCTGAATTAGGATTAAATCCAAAATTAGCGAAACGTGCAGGTTTATTACACGATATAGGTAAAGTTCCTGAAGAGGAATCTGAGTTACCTCACGCTATTTTAGGTATGCAATGGGCTGAGAAATATGGTGAACATCCTGATGTAGTTAACGCCATTGGAGCTCACCACGACGAAATTGAGATGACATCGTTATTATCTCCAATTATTCAAGTTGCCGATGCTATTTCGGGTGCTCGTCCAGGAGCAAGAAGACAAGTTGTTGAATCTTACATTCAACGTTTAAAAGATTTAGAAACGACTGCATTAAATTTTGATGGTGTTGAAAAAGCTTACGCTATTCAAGCCGGAAGAGAATTACGTGTAATCGTAGAAAGTGATAAAGTAGATGATGCAAAAGCTGCTGAACTATCATTCTTAATTTCTGATAAAATTCAAAACGAAATGACTTACCCAGGTCAAGTTCGTGTTACAGTAATCCGTGAAACACGTGCTGTAAATATTGCTAGATAA
- a CDS encoding cell division protein ZapA, which yields MSTQRIEIKIASRIYPMNIKPEEEAMILECAQEISGILRQFEEKYSVSDKQDALAMAAIQLAIREAKLKKQMKDNEEITAERISKLLELIDQSIVK from the coding sequence ATGTCAACTCAACGAATTGAGATTAAAATTGCTTCACGCATCTATCCTATGAACATCAAACCTGAAGAGGAAGCGATGATTTTAGAGTGTGCGCAAGAAATTTCAGGAATCTTACGTCAGTTTGAAGAGAAATACTCTGTATCTGATAAACAAGATGCCTTAGCTATGGCGGCAATTCAGTTAGCTATTCGTGAAGCAAAATTAAAAAAACAGATGAAAGATAACGAAGAGATTACTGCAGAAAGAATCTCAAAGTTATTAGAATTGATTGATCAATCAATCGTAAAATAA
- a CDS encoding M23 family metallopeptidase — protein sequence MKVIKPIYFSLFLASMTFGQRAEQPKSDTYPKNDFVNPMEIRNLLAGNFGELRSNHFHSGLDIKTQQREGLKIFAVGDGYISRINVSPTGYGNAIYIDHPNGYTSVYAHLQQFDGPIKEYIRKKQYEQKSFKVEVYPEPNELKVSKGQLIALSGNSGGSAGPHLHFEIRHTKTEEPINPFYFGYDIPDTSKPNILGTYIYPIQGKVNGSSNRTTIANGATINASGQIGFGIKAYDKHDGADNNNGVHQIDVFVNDEPIYTFTANRFSFDETRAINSVCDYSDLMRNNSWVYQAFVKDGNPLRVFSNLKNNGILAIEEGKTYKVKIVTSDYAQNSSSVSFTINGQAYTETTQKTFINPIYWNKENSFKADGIEIFFPKGIFYEDFDLAYKKEGIKHRIGDWNFPVHQYYTISLDPTEDIPTAHLEKAIVVRQYQKKGAWKKSYESTELKNGKLISKVRDFGIFSIEIDYTKPTITPLNIKENSQFTSTKSKINFTIHDGQSGIKEYNAYIDGKWVLAEYDKKINRLSIDLNSEEISIGDHQLELNVKDEKNNTSTYNATFKKIS from the coding sequence ATGAAAGTGATTAAACCTATATATTTCAGTTTATTTTTAGCATCAATGACGTTTGGTCAGCGAGCAGAACAACCAAAATCGGATACTTACCCAAAGAATGATTTTGTTAATCCTATGGAAATTAGAAATTTATTAGCTGGAAATTTTGGTGAATTAAGATCAAATCATTTTCATAGTGGATTAGATATAAAAACGCAGCAACGCGAAGGTTTAAAGATATTTGCTGTTGGTGACGGTTATATTTCAAGAATTAATGTTTCTCCAACCGGTTATGGAAATGCAATTTATATAGACCATCCAAACGGATATACTTCTGTATATGCGCATTTACAACAATTTGACGGCCCTATCAAAGAATATATTAGAAAGAAACAATATGAACAAAAGTCTTTCAAAGTAGAAGTATACCCAGAACCAAATGAATTAAAAGTTTCTAAAGGTCAATTAATTGCATTATCTGGAAATTCAGGCGGATCGGCTGGGCCTCACCTACACTTTGAAATTCGTCATACTAAAACCGAAGAACCTATTAACCCATTTTATTTTGGCTACGACATTCCAGACACAAGTAAACCTAATATTTTAGGAACTTATATTTACCCAATTCAAGGTAAAGTTAATGGATCATCTAACCGTACAACAATTGCAAATGGTGCAACTATTAATGCGTCTGGACAAATAGGATTTGGGATAAAAGCTTATGATAAACATGATGGTGCTGATAATAACAACGGTGTGCATCAAATTGATGTTTTTGTAAACGACGAACCTATATATACGTTTACGGCTAATCGTTTTTCTTTTGATGAAACACGAGCTATAAATTCAGTTTGTGATTACTCCGATTTAATGCGAAATAACAGTTGGGTTTATCAAGCATTTGTAAAGGATGGAAATCCATTGCGAGTTTTTTCTAATTTAAAAAATAATGGAATCTTAGCCATCGAAGAAGGTAAAACTTATAAAGTTAAAATTGTAACTTCTGATTATGCTCAGAATTCTTCATCAGTTTCATTTACAATTAATGGACAAGCTTATACAGAAACAACTCAAAAAACATTTATAAATCCTATTTATTGGAACAAAGAAAATTCTTTTAAAGCGGATGGAATCGAAATCTTTTTCCCGAAAGGAATTTTTTATGAGGATTTTGATTTAGCCTACAAAAAAGAAGGTATAAAACATCGTATTGGTGATTGGAATTTTCCGGTTCATCAATATTACACAATTTCATTAGATCCTACTGAAGATATACCTACAGCTCATTTAGAAAAGGCGATTGTTGTAAGACAATATCAAAAAAAGGGAGCTTGGAAAAAATCGTATGAATCTACAGAATTAAAAAATGGAAAATTAATTTCGAAGGTTCGTGATTTTGGAATTTTCTCGATCGAAATCGATTATACTAAACCAACAATTACTCCGTTAAATATTAAGGAAAATAGTCAATTCACGAGTACAAAAAGTAAAATCAATTTTACAATCCATGACGGGCAATCTGGTATCAAAGAATACAATGCTTACATTGATGGAAAATGGGTTTTAGCAGAATATGACAAAAAAATAAATAGATTATCGATTGATCTAAATTCGGAAGAAATTTCAATCGGTGATCACCAACTAGAACTAAACGTAAAAGATGAAAAAAACAACACTTCTACCTACAATGCTACATTCAAAAAAATATCTTAG
- a CDS encoding TonB-dependent receptor, translated as MKKTTLLPTMLHSKKYLSTLGFTLLGGVLFAQTAQVTGKVVDGNQQPLANAEVVWKDQSTYTDAEGNFSIQIPSNESVTVTFHHEGRLAYAETLNLKDNNRKQLFVLLASDERNTIDLNTAEITFQSNKNKPFQSTSLSAAQMQQGPSLTGGVTDLLKTLPFVNSNTELSSQYMVRGGNYDENLIYVNGIEIYKPQLIRNGEQEGLGFVNPHMTQFVNFSAGGWEAKYGDKMSSVLDIYYKRPKKFEGQLEASLMGGSLTLGTGSKNQKFSAIVGARYQNRNLVLNTLDGDTNFNPEYYDVQANLNYQLNEKWNVNFLGTVSRSRFEMIPKNRDTYFGTLTNPLLLTVQYNGKEDDRFGTETGSLSFNYKANDKLDLGLDVFAYHSKEREYFDIQGAYLISEVDQEGNTMQTYDVGAQIDHARNNFDALVAGVQHKGKYKINTNNDIEWGLKFQQEDIRDLLNEWQVIDSLGYSVSNPTLGDGMQLNYYVNARNNVKSNRFSGYAQYSTKFMWNDAKVMVNVGVRSAYWDFNEETTFSPRGQVAVKPDWEKDMLFRFAAGVYYQPPFYREMRRLDGTLNQDIKSQQSIHFILGHDYEFTWMNRPFKLTTEAYYKMLNDLNPYFVDNVRVRYQAHNNSEGYAYGVDMRLFGQFVPGVDSWFSASYARAYQNIDNRGDIPLPTDPRFKVSAFFQDYMDFLPSFKVNVNLIYASGLPNGAPQFTDPYSYTSYLQDYKRVDIGFVKEFVNQKDLKPSAGSLFSKFKEVSVGLDIFNIFDIRNEISNTWITDVNTSNVYAVPNRLTGRFLNAKVNFKF; from the coding sequence ATGAAAAAAACAACACTTCTACCTACAATGCTACATTCAAAAAAATATCTTAGCACTTTAGGATTTACCTTATTAGGAGGAGTTTTATTTGCACAAACGGCTCAAGTTACAGGTAAAGTTGTTGATGGAAATCAGCAACCTTTAGCCAACGCGGAAGTAGTTTGGAAAGATCAATCTACATATACTGATGCTGAAGGTAATTTCTCTATTCAGATTCCATCAAATGAATCGGTAACGGTTACATTTCATCACGAAGGTAGATTAGCTTACGCTGAAACATTAAATCTAAAAGATAATAATCGTAAACAGTTATTTGTACTTTTAGCATCAGATGAACGTAACACAATTGATTTAAATACCGCTGAAATCACATTTCAATCCAATAAAAATAAACCTTTTCAGAGTACTTCTTTAAGTGCTGCTCAGATGCAACAAGGTCCAAGTTTAACGGGTGGAGTTACTGATTTATTAAAAACCTTACCTTTCGTAAATTCGAATACTGAATTAAGTTCGCAATATATGGTGCGTGGTGGAAACTACGACGAAAACTTAATCTATGTAAATGGGATCGAAATTTATAAACCGCAGTTAATTCGTAATGGTGAACAAGAAGGTTTAGGTTTTGTAAATCCACATATGACGCAATTCGTTAATTTTTCTGCTGGAGGTTGGGAAGCGAAATACGGAGACAAAATGTCTTCGGTTTTAGATATTTATTACAAACGTCCAAAGAAATTCGAAGGTCAGTTAGAAGCGAGTTTAATGGGTGGAAGTTTAACACTTGGTACGGGTTCTAAAAATCAAAAATTTAGTGCAATAGTTGGTGCACGTTACCAAAACAGAAATTTAGTTTTAAATACGCTGGATGGCGATACCAACTTTAATCCTGAATACTACGATGTTCAAGCGAATTTAAATTATCAATTAAATGAAAAATGGAACGTGAATTTCTTAGGAACAGTTTCTCGTTCTCGTTTTGAAATGATTCCAAAAAATCGTGACACATATTTCGGAACTTTAACAAATCCTCTTTTATTAACTGTTCAATACAATGGTAAGGAAGACGACAGATTCGGTACTGAAACTGGAAGTTTATCCTTCAATTATAAAGCGAATGATAAATTAGATTTAGGTTTAGATGTATTCGCTTATCATTCGAAAGAACGTGAGTATTTTGATATTCAAGGTGCTTATTTGATTTCAGAAGTTGATCAAGAAGGAAATACAATGCAAACGTATGATGTTGGTGCACAAATCGACCACGCACGAAATAATTTTGACGCATTGGTAGCAGGTGTTCAGCACAAAGGGAAATATAAAATAAATACGAATAATGATATTGAATGGGGTTTAAAATTCCAACAAGAAGATATTCGTGATTTATTGAATGAATGGCAAGTAATTGATTCTTTAGGATATTCTGTTTCAAATCCAACTTTAGGCGACGGTATGCAACTAAATTATTACGTAAATGCGCGTAATAATGTAAAATCGAATCGTTTTTCTGGATATGCACAATATTCAACAAAATTTATGTGGAACGATGCTAAAGTCATGGTAAATGTTGGTGTACGATCAGCTTACTGGGATTTTAATGAAGAAACTACATTTTCACCTCGTGGACAAGTTGCCGTAAAACCTGATTGGGAAAAAGATATGTTGTTCCGTTTTGCTGCCGGAGTGTATTATCAACCTCCATTCTATCGCGAAATGCGACGTTTAGATGGAACTTTAAATCAAGACATCAAATCGCAACAATCAATCCATTTTATTTTAGGTCATGATTATGAATTTACTTGGATGAATCGTCCTTTTAAATTAACGACAGAAGCATACTATAAAATGTTAAACGATTTAAATCCATATTTCGTAGACAATGTTCGTGTTCGTTACCAAGCGCATAATAATTCGGAAGGTTATGCTTACGGAGTTGATATGCGTCTATTCGGACAATTCGTTCCAGGAGTAGATTCTTGGTTCTCGGCTTCGTATGCAAGAGCATATCAAAACATCGATAATCGTGGAGACATTCCATTACCAACAGATCCAAGATTCAAGGTTTCGGCATTCTTCCAAGATTACATGGATTTTTTACCATCGTTTAAAGTCAATGTTAATTTAATTTATGCTTCTGGACTTCCAAACGGAGCGCCACAATTTACAGATCCTTACAGCTATACTTCTTATTTACAAGATTACAAGCGTGTGGATATTGGATTTGTGAAAGAATTTGTAAATCAAAAAGATTTAAAACCTTCTGCCGGTTCTTTGTTTAGTAAGTTTAAAGAAGTTTCTGTCGGATTAGATATTTTTAATATTTTCGATATCCGAAATGAAATCAGCAACACATGGATTACCGATGTAAATACTTCTAATGTTTATGCGGTTCCAAACCGATTAACAGGACGTTTCTTAAATGCAAAAGTTAATTTTAAATTTTAA
- a CDS encoding nucleotide exchange factor GrpE — MSEQNINEEIQDQNINPEVQNEETAATEEVVEQKSEVEVLKEELQKEKEQYLRLFAEFDNFKKRTSRERIDIFKTANKEVITALLPVVDDFERAMPQIKKSEDDALVTGVELIQNKLIETLRGKGLIAMEVKAGDDFNTDLHEAITQIPAPSDDLKGKVVDCVETGYMLQDVVIRYAKVVVGM; from the coding sequence ATGTCTGAACAAAATATAAACGAAGAGATTCAAGATCAAAATATCAATCCAGAAGTACAAAACGAAGAAACAGCTGCAACTGAAGAAGTGGTTGAACAAAAATCTGAAGTTGAAGTATTAAAAGAAGAATTACAAAAAGAAAAAGAACAATATCTACGTTTATTCGCTGAGTTTGATAACTTTAAAAAGCGTACATCTCGCGAGCGTATAGACATTTTTAAAACTGCTAATAAAGAAGTAATCACTGCTCTATTACCTGTAGTTGATGATTTTGAGCGTGCAATGCCTCAAATAAAAAAATCAGAAGATGATGCTTTAGTTACTGGAGTTGAATTAATTCAAAACAAATTAATTGAAACTTTACGTGGAAAAGGTTTAATCGCTATGGAAGTAAAAGCTGGTGATGATTTTAACACTGATTTACACGAAGCTATTACACAAATTCCTGCTCCGTCAGATGACTTAAAAGGAAAAGTTGTTGATTGTGTAGAAACTGGTTACATGTTACAAGACGTTGTAATCCGTTACGCGAAGGTAGTAGTTGGAATGTAA
- the dnaJ gene encoding molecular chaperone DnaJ, which produces MSNKRDFYEILGVSKSASAAEIKKAYRKLAIKYHPDKNPDDKEAEEKFKEAAEAYEVLSDDNKRARYDQFGHAGMGGAAGGGGGFGGGGMNMEDIFSQFGDIFGGGFGGFGGGQSRGPRRIKGSDLRIRVKLNLEEMVNGVDKKIKVKRFKQAEGATAKTCTTCNGSGQQVRVTNTMFGQMQTAATCGTCQGVGKVADHIPPGANNQGLIKVEETVEIKIPAGAREGIQLQVRGKGNDAPFDGIPGDLLVVIEEEEHDTLKRDGNNLHYDLYISIPDAVLGSSQEVPTVNGKVKIKIDKGTQSGKVLRLKGQGLVDLNGYGKGDLFVHVNIWTPTDLTKEQEAFFEKMRDDSHFSPEPSKNEKSFFDRVRDMFQ; this is translated from the coding sequence ATGTCGAATAAAAGAGATTTTTACGAAATATTAGGTGTATCAAAATCTGCATCAGCTGCAGAAATTAAGAAAGCCTATCGCAAACTTGCCATCAAATATCATCCTGACAAAAATCCGGATGACAAAGAGGCAGAAGAAAAATTCAAAGAAGCTGCAGAAGCTTACGAAGTTTTAAGTGACGATAACAAACGTGCTCGTTATGATCAATTTGGTCATGCAGGTATGGGAGGTGCTGCTGGTGGAGGCGGCGGCTTCGGTGGCGGCGGAATGAACATGGAAGATATCTTCTCTCAATTTGGAGATATTTTCGGTGGTGGTTTCGGCGGATTTGGCGGAGGTCAATCTCGTGGTCCACGTCGCATCAAAGGTTCAGATTTACGTATTCGCGTTAAATTGAACTTAGAAGAAATGGTTAACGGTGTTGATAAAAAAATCAAAGTTAAACGTTTCAAACAAGCTGAAGGAGCAACTGCTAAAACTTGTACAACTTGTAACGGTTCTGGACAACAAGTTCGTGTTACAAATACAATGTTTGGTCAGATGCAAACGGCAGCAACTTGTGGAACATGTCAAGGAGTTGGTAAAGTTGCTGACCATATTCCTCCAGGTGCAAACAACCAAGGATTAATTAAAGTTGAAGAAACTGTAGAAATTAAAATTCCTGCTGGAGCAAGAGAAGGTATTCAATTACAAGTTCGTGGAAAAGGTAATGACGCTCCTTTTGATGGTATCCCTGGAGATTTATTAGTTGTGATTGAAGAGGAAGAACACGACACATTAAAACGTGACGGAAATAATCTTCATTATGATTTATATATTTCTATTCCTGATGCTGTTTTAGGAAGCTCGCAAGAAGTACCGACAGTGAACGGAAAAGTTAAAATTAAAATTGACAAAGGAACACAATCAGGGAAAGTATTACGTTTAAAAGGTCAAGGTTTAGTTGATTTAAATGGATATGGAAAAGGCGATTTATTTGTTCACGTAAACATTTGGACTCCTACTGATTTAACAAAAGAACAAGAAGCATTTTTCGAGAAAATGAGAGACGACTCTCACTTCTCACCTGAACCTTCAAAAAATGAAAAATCATTCTTTGATCGTGTAAGAGATATGTTTCAATAG